GGACCTCCTGAAGATGGCGAAATTGAGGGACACCATGCTTCTTGCTGTGTCCGACAAGGGACTTTTTGGCATGACGTTTTTTCCGTTCCTCCTCAAACCCCAACTGTACCGCGTTGTATCCTTCCTTCTCAAGGCGCTTGACCTGAACAATCCGACAGGGCCCGACCTGCACCACCGTCACAGGGGTCATTCGTCCCGCGTCCTTTTCAAAGATCTGAGTCATCCCGATTTTTCGTCCAATCAACTCGGTTAGCATGGCTTTTCTCACTTTATACTGAGGCGCCGATCCTTGTCGGCTTATAGTTTTATTTCGACATCCACACCCGCGGAGAGATCCAGTTTCATCAAGGCATCCACTGTCTGGGGTGTCGGTTCCAGAATGTCAATCAGACGTTTGTGGGTCCGAATCTCGAACTGCTCACGCGATTTCTTGTCCACATGGGGAGAACGGAGTACGGTAAACTTCTCTTTCCGGGTGGGAAGAGGAATCGGACCGGAAA
This sequence is a window from Deltaproteobacteria bacterium. Protein-coding genes within it:
- the rpsJ gene encoding 30S ribosomal protein S10; translated protein: MDQKIRIRLKAYDHHLLDQSVEDIVDTAKRTGARVSGPIPLPTRKEKFTVLRSPHVDKKSREQFEIRTHKRLIDILEPTPQTVDALMKLDLSAGVDVEIKL